From Pseudanabaena sp. PCC 6802, one genomic window encodes:
- a CDS encoding chloride channel protein — MQLSRPLVVLLNRLQPSAATIMLVLAILVGLGSGTGVLLFRWLIDAAQEFYWHYLAVGLASYGSWLIVSIPIIGGLVVSSLRLRLQQSEAGFGSLSYAVAKEGGRLPYSQIPLKTIAAALSLGAGASLGPEGPSVELGSNIGSLLGQLLRFSTERTRLLVGAGAAAGLAAGFNAPIAGVFFALEVLLGDTFGNTKSSFNSSVSVVVIAAVVSALVAQIGFGGQPAFNLPAYEVRSYWELPLYLGLGLLASLVAIAFSRALQLAQEVFAGKALGFAWMADLSIPLKLAIGGGCIGATALVFPEVMGIGYETVESLLQDAHFGVGLLVILLFTKLALTAISLGSGFVGGIFAPAIFLGAILGSTYAQALALILPHAIPIAAPPAYALVGMAAVLAGTVRAPLTAVLLLFEMTRDYRIVLPLMAAVGLCAWLVEQLQSRQIAGSGGKKSSQPEEDDILRQIKIAEVMTVQPLTFKYSMPMLQAAQVFTSGYFHSALIVDDSHHLLGILTTRDIERALSMPNSSHQINKLLTVQEICTKEVLHTFADESLADAIRRMATRDLQQLPVVDRNSTSRVVGMVDRQAIVAAYTNALTKQAIADKIASNKAELLSIPNIIEPKELDSVAPSEIRSDEPRSEALSGERIL, encoded by the coding sequence ATGCAGCTCTCGCGTCCTTTAGTAGTACTGTTAAACCGTCTCCAGCCCTCTGCTGCCACGATTATGTTAGTGCTGGCGATTTTGGTGGGGCTGGGCAGCGGAACTGGGGTTTTACTGTTTCGATGGCTGATAGATGCGGCACAGGAGTTCTATTGGCATTATTTAGCAGTTGGGCTTGCCAGTTACGGAAGTTGGCTGATTGTATCGATCCCAATTATTGGGGGTTTGGTAGTTAGCAGTCTGCGATTGCGCCTGCAACAAAGCGAAGCAGGATTTGGGAGCCTATCATATGCAGTTGCCAAGGAAGGGGGGCGATTGCCCTACAGCCAAATTCCACTCAAAACAATAGCGGCAGCTTTATCCCTAGGAGCGGGGGCATCCCTAGGTCCAGAAGGTCCTAGCGTAGAGTTGGGGAGTAATATTGGTTCTTTGCTAGGTCAGTTACTGCGGTTTTCCACAGAGCGAACCCGGCTCTTAGTAGGTGCAGGCGCTGCAGCCGGTCTGGCAGCAGGTTTCAATGCTCCTATTGCTGGTGTGTTTTTTGCCTTGGAGGTATTGCTAGGCGATACCTTTGGTAATACTAAGTCTAGCTTTAACTCCAGTGTCAGCGTTGTTGTAATTGCCGCCGTTGTTTCTGCTCTGGTAGCGCAAATTGGGTTTGGGGGGCAGCCAGCTTTTAATTTACCTGCTTATGAAGTGCGCAGCTATTGGGAGTTGCCGCTCTATTTGGGGCTGGGTTTACTAGCAAGTTTGGTGGCGATCGCATTTTCCCGAGCACTGCAACTGGCGCAGGAAGTATTTGCTGGCAAAGCGCTCGGATTTGCTTGGATGGCAGACCTATCTATACCCCTAAAACTGGCGATCGGTGGTGGCTGCATTGGCGCAACAGCACTAGTGTTTCCTGAAGTTATGGGCATAGGCTACGAAACTGTAGAATCGCTACTGCAAGATGCTCATTTTGGGGTGGGGCTATTGGTAATTTTGCTATTTACAAAGCTAGCGCTAACGGCGATCAGCTTAGGCAGTGGTTTTGTTGGCGGTATATTTGCACCTGCTATATTTCTGGGGGCGATCCTTGGTAGCACCTACGCTCAGGCATTAGCATTGATTCTCCCACATGCAATCCCTATTGCAGCGCCGCCTGCTTATGCCCTAGTTGGGATGGCGGCAGTACTGGCAGGTACGGTCAGGGCACCTTTAACTGCCGTCCTGCTTTTGTTTGAGATGACACGAGATTACCGCATCGTGCTACCTCTAATGGCAGCAGTGGGTCTCTGTGCCTGGCTAGTAGAGCAGTTACAGTCCCGCCAGATTGCAGGCTCAGGGGGGAAAAAGTCCTCTCAGCCCGAAGAGGATGACATTCTCCGTCAAATTAAGATTGCAGAGGTGATGACCGTACAACCTTTGACATTTAAATACTCTATGCCTATGCTACAAGCAGCACAGGTATTTACTAGCGGTTATTTCCATAGTGCCTTAATCGTTGATGACTCTCATCATCTTTTGGGTATTCTTACAACACGGGACATTGAGAGGGCGTTATCCATGCCTAACTCGAGCCATCAAATCAACAAACTACTAACAGTGCAAGAAATCTGTACTAAAGAGGTGTTGCATACTTTTGCAGATGAGTCTCTCGCCGATGCGATCAGACGTATGGCAACGCGAGACTTACAACAACTACCAGTTGTCGATCGCAACTCTACTAGCCGTGTGGTTGGTATGGTAGATCGACAGGCAATAGTTGCTGCCTATACTAATGCGCTTACAAAACAAGCGATCGCTGATAAAATTGCTTCTAATAAGGCAGAGCTTTTAAGTATACCCAATATAATTGAGCCTAAGGAACTGGATAGCGTTGCGCCCAGTGAAATTAGGTCGGACGAGCCACGCTCAGAAGCTCTTAGTGGAGAGCGAATTCTGTAA
- a CDS encoding GUN4 domain-containing protein, translating to MSSEEFLIEIVNNTGTESNDGYNRQSVVRAVDGKAIAANVNKLIDLVQHFDLSDRGGLTLDEVDIAIKISETGEVILLNGSPSSSNSALVLKFRRSKSTANLSDTASQMQQETFSSAVGIDYTRLNQLLSGGHWQQANQETWDLLCQALSKNKGSYLSVEEINRLPCQDLQTIDRLWQKHSLGRFGFSVQKQAYTASITK from the coding sequence ATGAGTAGTGAAGAATTTTTGATTGAGATTGTTAATAACACGGGAACGGAAAGTAATGACGGCTACAATCGTCAATCCGTTGTGAGAGCGGTTGATGGCAAAGCAATCGCGGCAAATGTCAATAAGTTGATCGATCTAGTTCAGCATTTTGACCTGAGCGATCGGGGTGGGTTAACGCTTGACGAAGTTGATATTGCGATTAAGATTTCGGAGACGGGTGAGGTTATTCTGCTTAATGGTAGCCCTAGCAGTAGTAATAGCGCGCTCGTGCTTAAATTTAGACGCTCTAAGTCAACGGCCAATCTATCCGATACAGCTAGCCAGATGCAGCAGGAAACTTTTAGCTCCGCTGTAGGTATAGATTATACGAGGCTAAATCAATTGTTGTCAGGAGGGCATTGGCAACAAGCCAACCAGGAAACCTGGGACCTGCTCTGTCAGGCTTTAAGTAAGAATAAGGGCAGTTATTTATCTGTTGAGGAAATTAATCGACTGCCTTGCCAAGATCTGCAAACGATCGATCGGCTATGGCAAAAACACAGTTTGGGACGCTTTGGTTTTAGCGTGCAAAAGCAAGCCTATACGGCTTCCATTACTAAATAG
- a CDS encoding Hpt domain-containing protein, which yields MDPAKQNQIMGYFIEEALEHLTTIENGLLNLESMVTDPEMVNEVFRAAHSIKGGAAMLGISSVQHISHRLEDYFKVIKDNNGLNVDQQLQTLFLQSFDKLKDLLEHLSGPFGLGKEDADAIMSDVEPLFAQLKDHLNNLVDGKATVEVTTPPARQVIEPITVGRTSGEERAMTLVFQEDIPAKLRDMLQVFKEPDRPTSRQNLQLICDRLYQAGDQFDLKPWCDMLEVVKSAVGNPNNSFRVLAPVVIREVKQAQELVLAHRTEEIVVSSQLQSLLPPPDLVTALQQEDDISSVFGAIVEEDKSVEQWREFGDRVAWRIDNAWIRTAGINFDRSAPVGHLPAPIWLSAWDKSKDSNADEFREQLRAFMQKLGDC from the coding sequence ATGGATCCAGCAAAGCAAAATCAAATCATGGGCTATTTTATCGAAGAAGCCCTAGAACACTTAACTACCATAGAGAATGGACTGCTTAACTTGGAATCTATGGTTACCGATCCTGAGATGGTAAATGAGGTATTTAGAGCTGCCCATTCCATTAAAGGTGGAGCAGCTATGCTTGGTATTTCTAGCGTGCAGCATATTTCTCACCGCCTGGAAGACTATTTCAAGGTTATAAAAGACAACAACGGTCTTAATGTCGATCAGCAATTACAGACATTATTTCTCCAAAGCTTTGACAAGCTAAAAGACCTGTTAGAGCATTTGAGCGGTCCATTTGGACTGGGAAAAGAAGATGCCGACGCAATTATGTCTGATGTTGAGCCGCTATTTGCTCAGCTCAAAGACCATCTCAACAACCTGGTGGATGGCAAGGCAACTGTAGAAGTTACAACGCCTCCTGCAAGGCAGGTAATCGAGCCGATCACTGTGGGCAGAACCTCTGGGGAAGAAAGAGCGATGACTTTGGTCTTCCAAGAGGATATCCCAGCCAAACTGCGAGATATGCTGCAGGTCTTTAAGGAACCAGATCGCCCCACTAGCCGCCAAAACCTACAGTTAATCTGCGATCGCCTGTATCAAGCTGGCGATCAATTCGATCTCAAACCTTGGTGCGACATGCTGGAAGTTGTAAAATCTGCAGTTGGCAATCCCAACAACTCTTTTCGCGTACTGGCACCTGTGGTAATTCGCGAAGTGAAGCAAGCTCAGGAACTAGTTCTGGCGCATCGCACCGAAGAGATCGTCGTTTCATCGCAGTTGCAAAGCCTGCTGCCACCACCGGATCTCGTAACTGCACTGCAGCAGGAAGATGATATCAGTAGTGTATTTGGTGCCATTGTTGAGGAAGATAAGTCCGTAGAGCAGTGGCGCGAGTTTGGCGATCGCGTGGCCTGGCGGATAGACAATGCCTGGATTCGCACGGCTGGCATCAACTTCGATCGTTCGGCTCCAGTCGGGCATCTACCTGCGCCCATATGGTTGTCAGCCTGGGACAAATCAAAGGATAGCAATGCCGATGAATTTCGCGAGCAGCTTCGTGCATTTATGCAGAAATTGGGAGATTGCTAG
- the ndhD1 gene encoding photosynthetic/respiratory NAD(P)H-quinone oxidoreductase subunit D1 produces the protein MLNLENFPWLTFSIIFPVIMALPIAFIPDKGDGKTIRWYALIVGLIDFVAIVYAFCTKYDFATPGLQLVENYAWVPQIGLNWSAGVDGLSMPLVLLTGFITTLAILASWPVSLKPRLFYFLMLAMYGGQIGVFVVQDMLLFFLMWELELIPVYLLLSIWGGYKRQYAATKFILYTAGGSLFILVAGLAMAFYGGTTTFDMTALAGKNYPLTFQLIAYGAFLIAYGVKLPIFPLHTWLPDAHGEATAPVHMLLAGILLKMGGYALLRMNAGMLPDAHAYFAPVLVILGVVNIIYAALTSFAQRSLKRKIAYSSISHMGFVLIGIASFTDLGTSGAVLQMISHGLIGASLFFLVGATYDRTHTLILDEMGGVGQKMPKIFAMFTACSLASLALPGMSGFVAEVMVFVGFATSDAYSTTFKIVTVILAAVGVILTPVYLLSMLREIFYGAENKELVAHEELVDAEPREVFIIACLLIPVIGIGLYPKLMTQVYDATTTSLVAALRQSVPTLTGKTDKPLAFHSDFKSAPVITGKQS, from the coding sequence ATGCTAAATCTTGAGAATTTTCCCTGGCTCACCTTCAGTATTATTTTTCCAGTAATCATGGCACTGCCAATTGCCTTTATCCCTGACAAAGGTGATGGTAAGACCATAAGGTGGTATGCCTTAATCGTTGGACTAATAGACTTTGTTGCTATAGTCTATGCCTTCTGTACTAAATACGACTTTGCCACACCGGGACTCCAACTTGTGGAGAATTATGCCTGGGTACCGCAAATCGGTTTGAACTGGTCGGCAGGAGTTGATGGCTTATCGATGCCATTAGTCTTACTAACCGGCTTCATCACGACGCTGGCAATCTTGGCATCGTGGCCGGTATCGCTTAAACCGCGTTTGTTCTACTTTTTGATGCTAGCCATGTATGGCGGACAGATTGGCGTATTTGTCGTACAGGATATGCTGCTGTTCTTCCTGATGTGGGAGCTGGAACTGATTCCGGTTTACCTACTGCTCTCAATTTGGGGGGGATACAAACGCCAGTACGCTGCTACTAAGTTCATTCTCTACACGGCTGGCGGCTCGCTATTTATTCTAGTAGCAGGGCTAGCGATGGCTTTCTATGGCGGCACCACTACTTTTGACATGACTGCTCTGGCGGGGAAGAATTACCCATTAACCTTCCAACTTATAGCCTATGGTGCGTTTTTGATCGCCTATGGCGTGAAGTTACCTATTTTTCCATTGCATACCTGGTTGCCGGACGCGCATGGGGAGGCCACCGCTCCCGTACACATGCTCCTGGCGGGCATTCTTCTAAAAATGGGGGGCTATGCTCTTCTGCGCATGAACGCGGGGATGCTGCCCGACGCTCACGCTTATTTCGCCCCAGTTCTGGTGATTTTAGGCGTAGTCAACATTATCTACGCCGCTCTCACTTCCTTTGCCCAGCGCAGTCTCAAGCGCAAGATTGCCTATTCATCCATTTCGCACATGGGCTTTGTCTTGATTGGCATTGCTTCTTTTACGGACTTAGGGACGAGCGGCGCAGTCTTGCAAATGATTTCCCACGGTTTGATTGGAGCTAGCCTCTTCTTTTTAGTAGGTGCTACCTACGATCGCACCCATACCCTCATCCTGGATGAAATGGGTGGAGTGGGGCAGAAGATGCCAAAGATTTTTGCTATGTTCACGGCTTGCTCGCTGGCATCTCTGGCCTTGCCTGGAATGAGTGGCTTTGTGGCGGAGGTGATGGTGTTTGTTGGCTTTGCTACCAGCGATGCTTACAGCACTACGTTCAAGATCGTGACTGTAATCCTGGCAGCAGTTGGTGTAATTCTGACGCCCGTTTACCTGCTGTCAATGCTGCGCGAGATCTTCTACGGGGCTGAAAATAAAGAGCTAGTCGCCCATGAAGAATTAGTAGATGCCGAGCCCCGCGAGGTATTTATTATTGCTTGCCTATTGATCCCAGTTATTGGAATTGGTCTCTATCCGAAGTTAATGACCCAGGTCTATGACGCTACAACCACAAGTTTAGTAGCTGCCCTCCGCCAGTCAGTACCAACCTTAACTGGTAAAACCGACAAGCCACTGGCATTTCACAGCGACTTTAAATCTGCGCCAGTCATAACTGGGAAACAATCGTAG
- a CDS encoding GNAT family N-acetyltransferase: protein MRDIHLKNSLFDVRLAQLKDVACLADILTTSFYCDDKGRFARLKQWLQPLIRWGISLDLNHRLTDDSTRYACLVADRLDRPARAIATVEMGMRYVPQIGRGISLLDWQASQFPYLFNLAVHPQWRRQGAAMQLLSSAEQMAARWGFQQLYLHVLENNLPARQLYQEFGYQFYKVEPGLRFWLDSKPRRLLLRKVIN, encoded by the coding sequence GTGCGCGACATTCACTTAAAAAACTCGCTCTTCGACGTTAGGTTAGCTCAGCTTAAAGATGTTGCTTGCCTTGCTGATATCTTGACAACTAGTTTTTACTGCGATGACAAAGGTAGGTTTGCTCGCCTTAAACAGTGGCTTCAACCACTGATTCGTTGGGGCATTTCTTTAGATTTAAATCATCGTTTAACTGATGACAGCACCAGATACGCCTGTCTGGTTGCCGATCGCTTAGATCGGCCTGCGAGAGCGATCGCCACCGTAGAAATGGGTATGCGGTACGTTCCCCAGATAGGGCGCGGTATTTCTTTGCTGGACTGGCAGGCATCCCAGTTTCCCTACTTGTTTAACCTGGCCGTGCATCCGCAATGGCGACGACAAGGAGCTGCTATGCAGCTTTTAAGCTCTGCCGAACAAATGGCGGCGCGCTGGGGATTTCAGCAATTGTATTTACACGTACTGGAGAATAACTTACCAGCAAGGCAGCTTTATCAGGAATTTGGCTACCAGTTTTACAAAGTAGAACCCGGGCTAAGATTTTGGCTGGACTCAAAACCTCGCCGACTTTTGTTAAGAAAAGTAATTAATTAA
- a CDS encoding photosystem II protein Y yields the protein MDFRLLVVLAPLALVVVWAFINMSKAVANGEASLFGSRGNKFW from the coding sequence ATGGACTTCAGACTATTAGTTGTACTTGCACCACTCGCTTTAGTAGTCGTCTGGGCTTTTATTAATATGTCAAAGGCAGTAGCTAATGGCGAAGCTAGCCTATTCGGCAGCCGTGGTAATAAATTCTGGTAA
- a CDS encoding PRC-barrel domain-containing protein, translated as MMTSETICQRGSILGTQVISKSTAKRLGIVTQIWLDVDRRQVMGVSVADRFVPGTPIGIGETYYMALDNVALLGPDAILVENESVLEDEQVDDRYTSLIGNQVVTESGELLGKVRDFKFDPASGDLFYLILSSVGAPLIPSTLISTYELDVNEIIAVGRDRIIVTEGMEERLTQLTKGVLERIGLGKPPWEQEFEDDYLPPPTISGNALGPGQRSSYYPPAQPRQDYREDYREDYREKREYRPEPRSEQRPLYRREEMWEEEEDNWADERVPVSPPPRRQARAQQQPISPPPRENYKREDDYRYEEDDEDSKYYEDSKREIQNAWSDEARIPDRQKQRKPEEELEEL; from the coding sequence ATGATGACATCTGAAACGATCTGCCAACGCGGTTCTATTTTAGGAACCCAGGTTATTAGTAAATCTACCGCTAAACGGCTAGGTATTGTGACGCAGATATGGCTGGATGTCGATCGGAGGCAGGTCATGGGGGTCAGCGTCGCCGATCGGTTTGTGCCCGGTACGCCCATAGGGATTGGTGAAACCTATTATATGGCGTTAGATAACGTTGCCCTCTTAGGGCCGGATGCCATCCTGGTCGAAAATGAATCGGTTCTAGAAGACGAACAAGTTGACGATCGCTACACTAGTCTAATTGGCAATCAGGTAGTGACTGAATCGGGCGAGCTACTGGGCAAAGTTCGAGACTTCAAATTTGACCCTGCTAGTGGCGATCTGTTTTATCTAATTTTGTCATCGGTAGGAGCGCCGCTGATTCCTTCTACCTTGATCAGTACCTATGAGTTGGATGTGAACGAGATTATTGCCGTGGGACGCGATCGCATCATCGTCACGGAAGGCATGGAAGAACGCCTGACTCAGCTTACTAAGGGAGTATTAGAGCGCATTGGCTTAGGCAAGCCTCCTTGGGAACAGGAGTTCGAGGATGACTATCTGCCACCTCCCACAATCTCAGGCAATGCTCTAGGCCCCGGACAGCGTAGCAGTTATTATCCACCCGCCCAGCCCCGTCAAGATTACCGTGAAGACTATCGCGAAGATTATCGCGAAAAGCGGGAATATCGCCCCGAACCGCGATCGGAGCAACGTCCGCTCTACAGACGCGAAGAAATGTGGGAAGAAGAAGAAGACAACTGGGCAGACGAAAGAGTGCCAGTGTCTCCTCCACCTCGCCGCCAAGCAAGAGCGCAACAACAGCCTATCTCTCCCCCGCCGCGCGAGAATTACAAGCGCGAGGACGATTACAGATATGAGGAGGATGACGAAGACAGCAAGTATTATGAAGACAGCAAGCGCGAGATTCAAAATGCGTGGTCTGATGAAGCCAGAATCCCCGATCGCCAGAAGCAAAGAAAGCCTGAAGAAGAATTAGAAGAGTTATAG
- a CDS encoding undecaprenyl-diphosphate phosphatase — translation MEYLQALVLGLVQGITEFLPISSTAHLIIFTDMLGWKTLWTKPAIDAIQFGSVIAVIWYFRQDIRQILGGGWLAFRQKDWEREEWKILAGIAIGTVPVLIGGFFKKRLPESTQAILDGAIVIAIASIVMALLLGLAERIGTRKRRFSQLQIVDGLLVGLGQAVALIPGVSRSGATLTTALFLGLERQTAARFSFLLGIPALAIATLVQAKDAVGNSQLFMPLIVGIISAAIFSYIFIAWLLRYLQTQSTWVFVWYRLALGSCLLLSIALGQLK, via the coding sequence ATGGAATATTTACAGGCACTTGTCCTGGGACTAGTGCAAGGAATCACTGAGTTTTTGCCCATCAGCAGTACGGCACATCTAATCATCTTTACAGATATGCTGGGCTGGAAGACCCTGTGGACTAAACCTGCAATTGATGCCATCCAGTTTGGGAGTGTAATTGCAGTGATCTGGTACTTTCGCCAGGATATTCGCCAAATTCTAGGCGGTGGCTGGCTGGCGTTTCGCCAAAAAGACTGGGAGCGCGAGGAGTGGAAAATTCTGGCTGGAATTGCGATCGGAACTGTGCCAGTTTTAATTGGCGGTTTTTTTAAAAAGCGCCTCCCAGAGAGTACCCAAGCGATCCTGGATGGCGCGATCGTAATTGCGATCGCCTCCATTGTGATGGCACTGCTATTAGGTTTAGCAGAGCGGATTGGCACCCGCAAACGTCGTTTTAGTCAACTCCAAATTGTTGATGGTCTGCTTGTCGGGCTGGGGCAAGCTGTAGCGCTAATTCCTGGCGTGTCGCGCTCTGGTGCCACCTTGACCACAGCATTATTTCTGGGCTTAGAGCGCCAAACTGCTGCCCGTTTCTCTTTTTTATTGGGGATACCAGCTTTAGCGATCGCTACCTTAGTGCAGGCAAAAGATGCCGTGGGTAATTCCCAGCTATTCATGCCCCTGATTGTTGGAATTATTTCTGCGGCTATTTTTTCTTACATTTTTATCGCTTGGTTATTGCGCTATCTGCAAACCCAAAGTACGTGGGTGTTTGTCTGGTACAGGCTAGCCCTGGGTTCGTGCCTATTGCTGAGTATTGCTCTGGGACAGCTTAAGTAA
- a CDS encoding citrate synthase, producing MAVGEYKPGLEGVPATQSNISYVDGQRGLLEYRGIDVKELCQYSNFLETSYLLIFGELPKETEITKFEYDVLHRRRIKYRIRDMIKCFPDNGHPMDALQACVAALGMFYPLADLQDADFIYGASTRLLAKIPTMVAAFNMMRLGNDPVIPRDDLSYAANFLYMLNEVEPDPIAARVFDICLILHAEHTVNASTFSALVTASTLTDAYTVLSSAIGTLSGPLHGGANEQVMRMLEEIGSVENVRPYMERKLERKEKIMGFGHRVYKVKDPRATILQEQVKILFDKFGHDPYYDIAVEMENVGMEKLSERGIYPNVDFYSGLVYKKLGIPMDLFTPIFAIARVPGWLAHWKEQLADNRLFRPTQVYTGEHEVSYTPLAHR from the coding sequence ATGGCTGTTGGTGAGTATAAGCCAGGTCTGGAAGGAGTGCCCGCGACACAGTCGAATATTAGCTACGTCGATGGGCAACGTGGTTTATTGGAGTATCGCGGCATCGACGTTAAGGAACTATGCCAGTACAGTAACTTTTTGGAAACTAGTTATTTACTAATTTTTGGCGAGCTGCCGAAAGAGACCGAAATAACTAAGTTCGAGTACGACGTTCTGCATCGGCGGCGTATTAAGTACCGCATTCGCGACATGATTAAGTGCTTCCCCGATAACGGGCACCCAATGGATGCGCTCCAGGCATGTGTAGCGGCATTAGGTATGTTTTACCCGTTAGCAGATTTGCAGGATGCGGACTTTATCTATGGTGCTTCCACTAGATTGCTAGCCAAAATTCCGACAATGGTCGCCGCTTTTAACATGATGCGGCTGGGCAACGATCCAGTGATACCAAGGGACGACCTCAGCTATGCGGCCAACTTCCTCTATATGCTCAATGAGGTGGAACCAGATCCGATCGCTGCTCGTGTATTTGATATTTGCTTGATTTTACACGCGGAACATACGGTCAATGCTTCGACCTTTTCAGCATTGGTAACGGCATCGACTTTAACCGATGCCTATACGGTCTTGTCGTCTGCGATCGGAACTTTGAGCGGGCCTTTACACGGCGGAGCCAACGAGCAGGTGATGCGGATGCTAGAAGAAATTGGTTCCGTGGAAAATGTCAGACCCTATATGGAGCGCAAGCTAGAACGCAAAGAAAAAATTATGGGGTTTGGGCATAGGGTATACAAGGTTAAAGATCCTAGGGCTACAATCCTGCAGGAGCAAGTCAAGATCCTGTTCGACAAATTTGGGCACGATCCTTACTATGACATTGCGGTGGAGATGGAAAACGTTGGTATGGAAAAACTTTCAGAAAGAGGTATATACCCAAACGTGGACTTTTACTCAGGATTAGTCTATAAAAAACTAGGTATTCCGATGGACTTGTTTACTCCTATATTTGCGATCGCCCGCGTTCCCGGTTGGCTAGCCCACTGGAAAGAGCAATTGGCGGACAATCGACTCTTCCGCCCTACCCAGGTTTATACAGGCGAGCACGAAGTTTCGTATACACCACTTGCGCACAGATAA
- a CDS encoding fatty acid desaturase yields MTIASSEFVGEITAKVESKSNTPTLPPGTTLRDIIKTLPPEVFVKNTPRAWLGVAFSLLAVGLGYASIAFAPWYLLPLAWIFTGTALTGFFVLGHDCGHRSFSPKLWVNDLVGHVLFLPLLYPFHPWRIMHDRHHNHTNKLGEDNAWYPFTAREYAEIKPYERFFYRLIRGRFWWIGSIIHWAVLHFDASIYPERQRSQVRFSAGLVIAYAAIAFPLIIAFGGIAGWVNFFLMPWLVYHFWMSTFTIVHHTMPDIQFKEGDRWNAAQDQLTGTVHCDYPAWVEWLCHDINVHIPHHISTAIPFYNLRKAHKSLQENWGEYLYTTKFSWELMKQIGDKCHIYDEQDCYRSFKQAGF; encoded by the coding sequence ATGACAATCGCATCAAGCGAATTTGTGGGCGAGATTACGGCTAAGGTTGAATCTAAATCGAATACTCCTACACTGCCACCCGGCACTACTCTTAGAGACATTATTAAAACCCTCCCACCCGAAGTATTTGTCAAAAATACGCCTAGGGCATGGTTGGGTGTGGCTTTTAGCTTGCTGGCAGTGGGCTTAGGCTATGCCAGTATTGCTTTTGCACCCTGGTATCTCTTACCCTTAGCATGGATATTTACGGGCACTGCCCTCACGGGCTTCTTTGTTTTGGGGCATGACTGCGGCCATCGCTCTTTCTCTCCAAAACTTTGGGTCAACGATTTGGTGGGGCACGTGTTGTTTTTGCCACTCCTTTACCCATTTCACCCCTGGCGGATCATGCACGATCGCCATCACAATCACACCAATAAGCTCGGTGAGGATAATGCTTGGTACCCATTCACCGCTCGGGAGTACGCCGAAATTAAGCCCTACGAGAGATTTTTCTACCGTTTAATTCGCGGTCGCTTTTGGTGGATTGGTTCGATTATTCACTGGGCAGTGCTGCATTTCGATGCCAGCATTTATCCAGAACGCCAGAGATCTCAGGTAAGATTCTCTGCTGGTTTGGTAATCGCTTATGCCGCGATCGCTTTTCCATTAATCATTGCGTTCGGTGGCATTGCTGGCTGGGTTAATTTCTTCTTAATGCCCTGGCTGGTTTACCATTTCTGGATGAGTACGTTTACAATCGTGCATCACACTATGCCCGACATTCAGTTTAAGGAAGGCGATCGTTGGAATGCGGCTCAGGATCAACTAACCGGCACCGTACATTGCGATTATCCTGCTTGGGTAGAGTGGCTTTGTCATGATATCAACGTACATATTCCTCACCATATTTCTACCGCTATCCCTTTTTACAATCTGCGTAAAGCACATAAATCCTTGCAGGAAAACTGGGGCGAGTATCTCTATACCACCAAGTTTTCATGGGAACTAATGAAGCAGATTGGGGACAAATGCCATATATATGACGAGCAAGACTGCTACCGTAGTTTTAAACAAGCAGGGTTTTGA